The DNA region CATCCACGGCCACATATTCTGCGTAGGCCCCGAAATGACGAGGACGGGCAAATACGCGATCTCCTGCTCTGAACCTAGTGACATTCGAACCCGCTTCTGTCACCGTACCGGCAACATCCCCGCCCAATATAAGTGGAAAAGAATCCACTGCCTCTTTCATATGGCCTTGTCTGACTTTAAAATCCACCGGGTTCACAGAAGTAGCATGAATGCGGATTAGCACCTGATTCACTCCACATGCCGGCTTGGGCATTTCCTTTTCCTTCAATTGTTCCGCTCCACCGAACTTTTCAATCACAATTGCTTTCATTAGAGATCCCAGCCTTTCCATAAGATTATCGTTATGCTTTCCTTCTTCATTACCCTTCCCGGACGTTCAGATGACCTATATTCACGAATTCGCAGCAGTTTGGGTTCACAATCCTGATCAGGAACTGTGGTATACTGTAGAACTGCTGAATCCAAATAACTGAACAAGCGAGGTAGCAATGTGGACATTGAAGTAAGTACGTTACATGCATTTTCGGACAATCCTCTTGGTGGAAACCCCGCAGGAGTTGTTTTACAAGCAGAACACTTATCCGACTCCCAGATGCAGGAGATTGCTAAACAAGTCGGATTTTCAGAGACGGCATTTGTTATGCCATCGGATCAGGCTGATTTCAAAGTTCGTTACTTCACCCCTAGTGATGAAGTTGATCTATGTGGACATGCAACGATTGCCTTGTTTTATTTAATGAAAGCACAGCATATCGTCGGGGCTGGTCTATACACACTGGAGACATTGGCTGGAATACTTGAAGTGGTTGTCCATAACAATGGTGAAGTCTATCTGTCTCAGGCGCTACCGGAGTTTGGAGAGATCGTGGACCGACAAAACATTGCAGATTCTCTGGGTATTCCTACACATGATTTACACGCCGAATTACCTGTACAGATCGTATCTACCGGACTACCCGATATCTTGATAGCCGTTAAACATGTTGATGTTCTGGCAAAAATCGTTCCTGACTTCCAGCTTATCACTGGAATATGCAAGGCTCATCATGTCATAGGTTATCACGTGTTTGCATTAGAACCAGATGCAGAGAACACTCTGGCAGAATGTCGTAATTTTGCACCGCTTTATGATATACCGGAAGAGAGTGCGACAGGTACATCCAATGGGGCATTGCTATGTTACCTGCAAAAGTATCAGCAACTTCCAACTCCTCATGATCAGACTTATACGATTAAACAAGGATATACCATGAACCGGCCCTCAGAGATCCTAGCCAGATTAACTCTGGGCAGTTCCAATGAAGTCACACAGATTCAGGTCGGCGGTGTCGCAGTTCAGATAGAAAACATCCAAATCCAACTCCCTTAAGCAGAAGGTGTTTCAGTACTTATAATACGAATACCTGTCTCATCTGAAGATTTTTCATGACCTTTATAATTGAATCTTATGTAGAAATCGTAACACCGCTTCTTCCAATTGGTTCACACCAGGCTGTTCGATCGGGAAGTGACCTGCCCCTTCCAATATTACGCATTCCTTTTCCACTTTCAATCGCTCAAAAAAAGAATGGCTGAACCGTAATGGGGTCATCGAGTCCAGTTCGGGGTGAACCA from Paenibacillus sp. JNUCC-31 includes:
- a CDS encoding PhzF family phenazine biosynthesis protein; protein product: MDIEVSTLHAFSDNPLGGNPAGVVLQAEHLSDSQMQEIAKQVGFSETAFVMPSDQADFKVRYFTPSDEVDLCGHATIALFYLMKAQHIVGAGLYTLETLAGILEVVVHNNGEVYLSQALPEFGEIVDRQNIADSLGIPTHDLHAELPVQIVSTGLPDILIAVKHVDVLAKIVPDFQLITGICKAHHVIGYHVFALEPDAENTLAECRNFAPLYDIPEESATGTSNGALLCYLQKYQQLPTPHDQTYTIKQGYTMNRPSEILARLTLGSSNEVTQIQVGGVAVQIENIQIQLP